One genomic segment of Xyrauchen texanus isolate HMW12.3.18 chromosome 5, RBS_HiC_50CHRs, whole genome shotgun sequence includes these proteins:
- the pi4k2a gene encoding phosphatidylinositol 4-kinase type 2-alpha, translating into MDETSPLVSPLRDSNDFSYGPAEPTSPRGGFGGTPGSVVRLPAGSPGRSRERQPLLDRDRGASPRDPHSNEFPEDPEFKDIIRKAERAIEEGIYPERIYQGSSGSYFVKDSTGKIIGVFKPKNEEPYGQLNPKWAKWLQKLCCPCCFGRDCLVLNQGYLSEAGASLVDQKLELNIVPRTKVVHLSSETFNYSAIDRVKSRGKRLALEKVPKVGQRFHRIGLPPKIGSFQVFVEGYKDADFWLRRFEAEPLPENTNRQLQLQFERLVVLDYIIRNTDRGNDNWLIKYDYPMDTSSNRDSDWVVVKDPIIKLAAIDNGLAFPLKHPDSWRAYPFYWAWLPQAKVAFSQEIRDLVLPKLSDPNFIKDLEEDLYELFKKDAGFDRGQFKKQISVMRGQILNLSQVLRDGKTPLQLVQMAPVFVETARAPQRSNSESYTQSFQSRRPFFTWW; encoded by the exons ATGGACGAAACGAGCCCGCTGGTGTCTCCTCTCCGCGATTCGAACGATTTCAGCTACGGACCAGCCGAGCCGACCAGTCCCCGGGGCGGATTTGGTGGGACGCCGGGCTCTGTGGTGCGTCTGCCGGCGGGGAGTCCGGGGCGCAGCCGGGAGCGACAGCCGCTGCTGGACCGAGATAGAGGCGCGTCTCCCCGGGACCCGCACAGCAACGAGTTCCCGGAGGACCCGGAGTTCAAGGACATCATCCGGAAGGCGGAGCGGGCCATCGAGGAGGGCATCTACCCGGAGCGCATCTATCAGGGCTCCAGCGGCAGCTACTTCGTGAAAGATTCAACTGGG aagatcatcggggtcttcAAACCAAAGAACGAGGAACCATATGGACAGCTGAACCCAAAGTGGGCCAAATGGCTGCAGAAGCTCTGCTGTCCGTGCTGTTTCGGCCGGGACTGTCTGGTTCTGAATCAGGGTTACCTGTCAGAGGCCGGCGCCAGTTTAGTGGACCAGAAACTAGAACTCAACATCGTACCACGCACCAAA GTGGTGCATTTATCGAGTGAAACGTTTAACTACAGCGCTATTGATCGTGTAAAGTCCAGAGGGAAGAGGTTGGCTCTAGAAAAAGTGCCCAAAGTGGGCCAGCGTTTTCACCGGATTGGCTTGCCACCAAAG ATCGGCTCATTTCAGGTCTTTGTAGAAGGATACAAAGATGCAGATTTCTGGCTGCGGCGCTTTGAAGCGGAGCCGTTACCCGAAAACACCAATCGCCAACTCCAGTTGCAGTTTGAGAGACTGGTGGTGCTGGATTACATCATCAGAAACACCG ATCGAGGAAATGACAACTGGCTTATAAAATATGACTATCCGATGGATACATCAAGCAacagg GACTCTGATTGGGTAGTAGTGAAGGACCCCATCATTAAACTAGCAGCCATTGATAACGGACTAGCTTTCCCTCTCAAACACCCAGACTCATGGAGAGCCT ACCCTTTTTATTGGGCGTGGCTTCCACAGGCTAAAGTTGCATTCTCTCAAGAGATTCGAGATTTAGTTCTGCCCAAATTATCTGACCCGAACTTCATCAAAGACCTCGAAGAAGATCTGTATGAGCTATTTAAG AAAGACGCGGGTTTCGACAGAGGACAGTTTAAAAAGCAGATCTCAGTAATGAGGGGGCAG ATCCTGAACCTCAGTCAGGTGCTGAGGGATGGTAAAACCCCGTTGCAGCTGGTGCAAATGGCACCGGTTTTCGTGGAGACGGCGCGGGCACCGCAGCGCTCCAACAGTGAATCTTACACGCAGAGCTTCCAAAGCAGAAGACCGTTCTTCACCTGGTGGTGA
- the cdc25d gene encoding cell division cycle 25 homolog d isoform X2: protein MAGDVLEAVWDLSAAEEVSPVSELSFGLQNLQCQDGVTAKNSTPRRKLVLTPEWVTAPLHRLSRERETPTVSAVRSRARSLSPESSSNRKVQSRCLWMDDQDSAADKENERANKRLRVQLSSWFPSAGESPEPAVGRTCRQYRSDPEDAASYSRVMDAIDTTAAVRFRRLRSCGETPPTQVTEAAVADITLIGDFSKQHLLPVEKVGHQELHCVSAHTVASLIRGQFGPAVEDFLIIDCRYPYEYKGGHIKGAVNLYTESQIQQAVHQASAGNEFSPCPTGNISSWGLQGPWAAQPADSLPENKVTKEEGSSPRKPIVFHCEFSSERGPHLCQYLRRLDRCLNAQVYPNLHYPELYLLLGGYKHFHTCYPDLCDPCGYVPMRHRDFREQLHGFRRKRPTRQRRRRPIRTHQRMTR from the exons ATGGCTGGAGATGTGCTGGAGGCCGTTTGGGATCTGTCCGCAGCTGAAGAGGTTTCCCCGGTGTCTGAACTGTCCTTCGGCCTGCAGAACCTCCAGTGTCAGGATGG TGTGACTGCCAAGAACTCGACCCCCCGGAGAAAACTTGTTTTGACGCCTGAATGGGTCACCGCACCACTCCACAGActctccagagagagagagacgccaaCAG TTTCTGCAGTCAGAAGTCGAGCAAG AAGTCTGTCCCCCGAGTCCTCTTCAAACAGG AAGGTCCAGTCCAGGTGTCTTTGGATGGACGATCAGGATTCTGCAGCCGACAAGGAGAACGAGAGAGCCAAT AAGAGATTGCGGGTGCAGTTGTCCAGCTGGTTCCCCAGTGCAGGTGAGAGTCCAGAACCAGCAGTGGGCAGAACCTGTAGACAGTACCGCAGTGATCCAGAAGATGCCGCCAGTTACTCAAGAGTGATGGATGCCATAGACACGACG GCTGCCGTGAGGTTCAGGAGACTGAGGTCATGCGGAGAAACCCCGCCCACTcaggtgactgaggctgccgTCGCTGACATCACCCTCATAGGGGACTTCAGTAAG CAACATCTGCTTCCTGTTGAGAAGGTCGGCCATCAGGAGCTTCACTGTGTCAGCGCACACACC GTGGCGTCTTTGATCAGAGGTCAATTCGGTCCTGCAGTGGAGGACTTCCTCATCATTGACTGTCGTTACCCGTATGAATATAAAGGAGGACACATTAAG GGGGCAGTGAATCTGTACACTGAGTCTCAGATCCAGCAGGCCGTTCACCAGGCCTCAGCTGGAAATGAGTTTTCCCCCTGTCCCACAGGAAACATCTCCTCCTGGGGACTGCAGGGACCGTGGGCGGCTCAGCCAGCTGACTCACTGCCGGAGAATAAAGTCACAAAAGAGGAGGGGTCATCGCCACGGAAACCGATAGTGTTCCACTGCGAGTTCTCATCCGAGAGAGGGCCACACCT GTGTCAGTATCTGAGGAGGTTGGACAGATGTTTAAATGCTCAGGTGTATCCGAACCTGCACTATCCAGAGCTTTACCTGCTGCTGGGTGGTTACAAACATTTCCATACCTGCTATCCG GACCTGTGTGATCCCTGTGGTTATGTTCCCATGCGGCACCGTGACTTCCGGGAGCAGCTTCACGGGTTCCGCAGAAAAAGACCCACTCGGCAGCGAAGGCGACGCCCAATCAGAACACACCAAAGAATGACACGTTGA
- the cdc25d gene encoding cell division cycle 25 homolog d isoform X1, translating to MAGDVLEAVWDLSAAEEVSPVSELSFGLQNLQCQDGVTAKNSTPRRKLVLTPEWVTAPLHRLSRERETPTVSAVRSRARSLSPESSSNRKVQSRCLWMDDQDSAADKENERANKRLRVQLSSWFPSAGESPEPAVGRTCRQYRSDPEDAASYSRVMDAIDTTVRVNCKYEDNILYLFNVCNHCSQTDECACDGSQAAVRFRRLRSCGETPPTQVTEAAVADITLIGDFSKQHLLPVEKVGHQELHCVSAHTVASLIRGQFGPAVEDFLIIDCRYPYEYKGGHIKGAVNLYTESQIQQAVHQASAGNEFSPCPTGNISSWGLQGPWAAQPADSLPENKVTKEEGSSPRKPIVFHCEFSSERGPHLCQYLRRLDRCLNAQVYPNLHYPELYLLLGGYKHFHTCYPDLCDPCGYVPMRHRDFREQLHGFRRKRPTRQRRRRPIRTHQRMTR from the exons ATGGCTGGAGATGTGCTGGAGGCCGTTTGGGATCTGTCCGCAGCTGAAGAGGTTTCCCCGGTGTCTGAACTGTCCTTCGGCCTGCAGAACCTCCAGTGTCAGGATGG TGTGACTGCCAAGAACTCGACCCCCCGGAGAAAACTTGTTTTGACGCCTGAATGGGTCACCGCACCACTCCACAGActctccagagagagagagacgccaaCAG TTTCTGCAGTCAGAAGTCGAGCAAG AAGTCTGTCCCCCGAGTCCTCTTCAAACAGG AAGGTCCAGTCCAGGTGTCTTTGGATGGACGATCAGGATTCTGCAGCCGACAAGGAGAACGAGAGAGCCAAT AAGAGATTGCGGGTGCAGTTGTCCAGCTGGTTCCCCAGTGCAGGTGAGAGTCCAGAACCAGCAGTGGGCAGAACCTGTAGACAGTACCGCAGTGATCCAGAAGATGCCGCCAGTTACTCAAGAGTGATGGATGCCATAGACACGACGGTGAGAGTGAACTGCAAATATGAAGACAACATTTTATATCTGTTTAACGTTTGTAACCATTGCTCGCAAACTGATGAGTGTGCTTGTGATGGGTCACAGGCTGCCGTGAGGTTCAGGAGACTGAGGTCATGCGGAGAAACCCCGCCCACTcaggtgactgaggctgccgTCGCTGACATCACCCTCATAGGGGACTTCAGTAAG CAACATCTGCTTCCTGTTGAGAAGGTCGGCCATCAGGAGCTTCACTGTGTCAGCGCACACACC GTGGCGTCTTTGATCAGAGGTCAATTCGGTCCTGCAGTGGAGGACTTCCTCATCATTGACTGTCGTTACCCGTATGAATATAAAGGAGGACACATTAAG GGGGCAGTGAATCTGTACACTGAGTCTCAGATCCAGCAGGCCGTTCACCAGGCCTCAGCTGGAAATGAGTTTTCCCCCTGTCCCACAGGAAACATCTCCTCCTGGGGACTGCAGGGACCGTGGGCGGCTCAGCCAGCTGACTCACTGCCGGAGAATAAAGTCACAAAAGAGGAGGGGTCATCGCCACGGAAACCGATAGTGTTCCACTGCGAGTTCTCATCCGAGAGAGGGCCACACCT GTGTCAGTATCTGAGGAGGTTGGACAGATGTTTAAATGCTCAGGTGTATCCGAACCTGCACTATCCAGAGCTTTACCTGCTGCTGGGTGGTTACAAACATTTCCATACCTGCTATCCG GACCTGTGTGATCCCTGTGGTTATGTTCCCATGCGGCACCGTGACTTCCGGGAGCAGCTTCACGGGTTCCGCAGAAAAAGACCCACTCGGCAGCGAAGGCGACGCCCAATCAGAACACACCAAAGAATGACACGTTGA
- the LOC127643951 gene encoding phosphoglycerate mutase 1-like, with amino-acid sequence MAAYKLVLIRHGESCWNQENRFCGWFDADLSDTGVQEAKKGGEALKEAGYEFDICYTSVLKRAIRTLWLVLDSIDQMWLPVHRTWRLNERHYGGLTGLNKAETAAKHGEAQVKIWRRSFDIPPPSMDPDHDFYTTISKDRRYTDLTEDQLPSCESLKDTIARALPFWNEEIVPQIKEGKRVLIAAHGNSLRGIVKHLEGMSEEAIMELNLPTGIPILYELDKNLKPIKPMQFLGDEETVHKAMEAVAAQGKAKK; translated from the exons ATGGCCGCGTATAAGCTGGTGCTGATCCGCCACGGCGAGAGTTGCTGGAACCAGGAGAACCGATTCTGCGGCTGGTTCGATGCCGATCTGAGCGACACCGGAGTCCAGGAGGCCAAGAAGGGCGGAGAGGCTCTGAAAG AGGCGGGTTATGAGTTTGACATATGCTACACATCTGTGCTGAAGCGTGCCATCAGGACCCTCTGGCTGGTGCTGGACAGCATCGATCAGATGTGGCTGCCCGTGCATCGCACCTGGCGTCTGAATGAGCGCCATTACGGCGGCCTCACAGGCCTCAACAAAGCCGAGACGGCAGCCAAACACGGCGAGGCTCAGGTGAAGATCTGGAGGCGCTCCTTTGATATCCCACCTCCATCCATGGATCCAGACCACGACTTCTACACCACCATCAGCAAG GATCGTCGTTATACAGACCTGACGGAGGATCAGCTGCCCTCATGTGAGAGCCTGAAAGACACAATCGCTCGAGCGCTGCCGTTCTGGAATGAAGAAATTGTTCCTCAAATCAAGGAGGGCAAGAGAGTTCTCATCGCTGCCCACGGCAACAGCCTGCGAGGCATCGTCAAACACCTGGAAG GTATGTCAGAGGAAGCGATTATGGAGCTGAACCTTCCCACAGGAATCCCCATCCTCTATGAGCTGGACAAGAACCTGAAGCCCATTAAGCCCATGCAGTTCCTGGGAGATGAAGAGACGGTCCACAAAGCCATGGAAGCCGTCGCTGCGCAGGGCAAAGCCAAGAAATAG